One window of Macrococcus sp. 19Msa1099 genomic DNA carries:
- a CDS encoding fumarylacetoacetate hydrolase family protein, with product MKFLSFEYKGKQSFGVKVKREDAAWDLVRVFEATNTANYPKTLLEALQQNNTLDFQELVRKTIAHIEQEKDAEDYKVAYTDMTFLPPVVPTNNVIAIGRNYSDHAKEMNNNVDELYVFTKAPSSLIGDGAFVPSHSDVTEALDYEGELGVVIGKYGHKIPKALALDYVYGYTIINDITARDLQKAHAQAFLSKSLLGACPMGPYIVTKDELPTPENANIVTKVNGEIRQDGNTEDMVKKIDDLIAEISQYVALHPGDIIATGTPSGVGAGMNPPVYLKRGDEIKVTIDGIGTLQNTIGE from the coding sequence ATGAAATTTTTGTCGTTTGAGTATAAAGGTAAACAATCTTTCGGTGTAAAGGTTAAAAGAGAAGATGCAGCATGGGATCTTGTCCGTGTATTTGAAGCAACGAATACAGCGAATTACCCAAAGACGTTATTAGAAGCATTACAGCAAAACAATACGCTCGACTTTCAGGAGCTTGTACGTAAAACAATCGCACATATAGAGCAAGAGAAGGATGCCGAAGATTACAAAGTTGCATATACAGATATGACGTTCCTACCACCTGTTGTTCCGACCAATAATGTTATCGCTATCGGGCGAAATTATTCGGATCATGCGAAGGAAATGAACAATAATGTGGATGAGCTCTATGTCTTTACAAAAGCACCTTCAAGCTTAATTGGAGATGGTGCTTTTGTACCATCACATAGCGATGTTACAGAAGCATTAGATTATGAAGGAGAACTAGGCGTAGTCATCGGTAAATATGGTCATAAGATTCCTAAAGCATTAGCATTAGATTATGTTTATGGTTATACAATCATTAATGACATTACAGCACGTGACCTGCAGAAGGCGCATGCTCAGGCGTTCTTATCTAAGAGCTTATTAGGTGCATGCCCGATGGGACCGTATATCGTAACGAAAGATGAACTGCCGACTCCAGAAAATGCAAATATCGTAACGAAAGTGAACGGTGAAATTCGTCAGGATGGCAATACGGAGGATATGGTAAAGAAAATTGACGATCTGATTGCTGAGATTTCACAGTATGTTGCACTACATCCAGGTGATATTATTGCAACAGGTACACCAAGCGGTGTAGGTGCAGGCATGAATCCACCTGTATACTTAAAGCGTGGGGATGAAATTAAAGTGACGATTGACGGTATCGGTACTTTACAGAATACAATCGGAGAATAG
- a CDS encoding YisL family protein — protein METGMFHLHILSWVVLIIVFFAAYSNFSDRLGPSKYFKPLLMVQRLFALLVIISGIMIFMQYMKVDSALYGIKFLLGLITIGLMEMTIAKKKKKKPSRTFFYLVILFIILTIGLGIHLPMGPITTMFK, from the coding sequence ATGGAAACTGGTATGTTTCATCTGCATATTTTAAGTTGGGTTGTTTTAATTATCGTTTTCTTTGCAGCATACTCTAATTTCTCTGATCGCTTAGGTCCTAGCAAATATTTCAAACCATTACTTATGGTTCAGCGATTATTTGCATTACTTGTGATCATCAGCGGAATTATGATTTTTATGCAGTATATGAAAGTAGATTCAGCATTGTATGGTATTAAATTCTTATTAGGTTTAATTACTATCGGTTTAATGGAGATGACAATTGCGAAGAAGAAAAAGAAGAAACCTTCAAGAACCTTCTTCTATCTCGTAATATTATTTATCATCTTAACAATCGGCTTAGGTATTCATTTACCGATGGGGCCAATTACAACGATGTTTAAGTAA
- a CDS encoding alpha-amylase family protein, with product MKRISIILVILLLSFSALPAQAASQDEMRIYNILTDRFMNGDENNNKDIHNDKDNNLPYGGDFKGIINKIDYIKKMGFNAIHVSPVFDHDKNDYLGYKINNYNQISKTFGGEKDFKQLVYLAHKNNMKVIVDMPVVATDDFTVTEDTKMNAIEKSYYKDTPMIDLTNEANIKRYKQLMTDFVNKTKVDGLSMYVLQDNVDLSKVFPENITKIAITNSDVKVTGYDYIQTGKTSEQIAQAFKNVDEQIPEQHNKKELLSADNFFTPRFTSYAVHENMFPGTRIKQMMGYLFVQKQPVSMTYGTEIAMNGEKLPDTHQLLDFRTDKEVVEYLEQTSEVYHKYKEMFDGTSKVIYNEKGEQLIYFDTDKVDFIYNINDTSKSTNVKLTDKDIPGDKMLSGLLIGDRIHVKDGTFNLITNREETELYALVPPRGLNLGYVIASLLTIVLFTVFIIGAARNRKKHVNNLRK from the coding sequence ATGAAAAGAATTTCAATCATATTGGTGATATTACTGCTATCATTCAGTGCGCTACCTGCACAAGCAGCGAGTCAGGACGAAATGCGTATCTATAACATTCTTACTGATCGATTTATGAATGGTGATGAGAATAATAATAAAGACATTCATAATGACAAGGACAATAATCTGCCTTACGGTGGAGACTTTAAAGGTATCATCAATAAAATAGACTATATTAAGAAGATGGGCTTTAATGCCATTCATGTCTCACCGGTGTTTGACCATGACAAGAATGATTATCTAGGGTATAAGATTAATAATTATAATCAGATTTCTAAAACATTCGGTGGAGAGAAGGACTTCAAACAGCTCGTATATCTTGCACATAAAAATAATATGAAAGTCATCGTCGATATGCCTGTTGTTGCAACGGATGATTTCACAGTAACAGAAGACACGAAGATGAACGCAATAGAGAAATCGTATTACAAAGATACACCGATGATTGATTTAACGAATGAAGCAAATATTAAGCGCTATAAGCAGCTGATGACAGACTTCGTAAACAAAACGAAAGTCGATGGCTTATCGATGTATGTACTTCAGGATAATGTCGATCTTTCAAAAGTATTTCCTGAGAATATAACAAAGATTGCTATTACCAATAGCGATGTTAAAGTAACCGGCTATGATTACATTCAGACTGGGAAGACATCAGAGCAAATTGCACAAGCATTCAAGAATGTTGATGAGCAAATCCCAGAGCAGCACAATAAGAAGGAGCTACTTTCAGCTGATAACTTCTTTACCCCACGTTTCACAAGCTATGCGGTTCATGAAAATATGTTCCCAGGAACACGTATTAAACAGATGATGGGCTATCTGTTTGTACAAAAGCAACCGGTCAGTATGACTTATGGTACTGAAATTGCGATGAATGGTGAAAAACTTCCTGATACACACCAACTACTCGATTTTAGAACGGATAAAGAAGTGGTGGAATACTTAGAACAGACGAGCGAAGTTTATCATAAGTACAAAGAAATGTTCGATGGTACTTCTAAAGTAATCTACAACGAAAAAGGTGAACAGCTTATCTATTTCGATACAGACAAAGTAGACTTCATCTATAATATTAACGATACAAGCAAATCTACGAACGTTAAACTGACAGACAAAGACATACCAGGCGATAAGATGCTCAGCGGATTGCTTATTGGAGATAGAATCCATGTGAAAGACGGCACGTTTAATTTGATAACGAACCGTGAAGAAACGGAGCTTTACGCACTCGTTCCACCACGTGGATTGAACTTAGGCTATGTGATCGCATCACTGTTAACGATCGTGCTCTTTACAGTATTTATCATCGGTGCAGCAAGAAATAGGAAGAAACATGTCAATAATTTAAGGAAATAG
- a CDS encoding CoA-disulfide reductase, protein MMKIIIVGAVAGGATVASQIRRLDADADITIYEKDRDMSYANCGLPYYIGETVASRDNIVMATPDTFNDNRNIQVHTYHEVTRLYPDDKKIEIYNHQTKETFTDTYDYLILSPGASQIVPDLYKHDHVFQVRNLEDTDKIDQYIERTHAQRALVVGGGYISLEMAENLKHRGLDVTLVHRSSHFLKQMSRDITDTVPQVLEDNGIHLKLEDEVARINEHTVTFKSGDTDTFDIIITALGLQPNTKFIGDALELNDKGYIKVNRYFETSNPSIYALGDAIETFYRHIDKTATIALAWGTHRAASIIAHNLFHKDREAFKGLLGSNILRLFDHTYASVGLTEALVLEMDNIAHVSHTQKHKASYMPYSSPLSITVYYEQSTGKILSASVSGKSGVDKRIDVLSTAMIGGLTIYDFKDIEVAYHPDYSSPKDIINMLGYKAK, encoded by the coding sequence ATCATGAAAATCATTATCGTCGGTGCAGTTGCAGGTGGCGCGACAGTTGCATCTCAAATCAGAAGACTCGATGCAGATGCTGATATCACAATCTACGAAAAAGATCGTGATATGAGCTATGCAAACTGTGGTTTACCTTATTACATCGGAGAAACAGTGGCCTCTCGTGATAACATCGTTATGGCAACACCGGATACATTTAATGATAATCGTAATATTCAAGTCCACACGTATCATGAAGTGACACGTTTATATCCGGATGATAAGAAAATAGAAATTTACAATCATCAAACTAAAGAAACATTCACCGATACATACGATTACTTGATTCTGTCACCAGGCGCAAGCCAAATTGTTCCGGATTTATATAAGCATGATCATGTGTTCCAAGTGCGTAACTTAGAAGATACGGATAAGATCGATCAGTATATTGAACGTACCCATGCACAGCGTGCACTCGTAGTTGGCGGTGGTTATATCAGTCTCGAGATGGCAGAAAACTTAAAGCATCGTGGACTGGATGTAACGCTTGTACATCGCAGCAGTCACTTCCTAAAACAGATGAGTCGAGATATTACAGACACGGTTCCTCAAGTACTTGAAGATAATGGTATTCATCTAAAACTAGAAGATGAGGTTGCGCGTATCAATGAGCACACTGTTACATTCAAGTCAGGTGATACCGATACATTTGATATCATCATCACAGCACTCGGTCTGCAACCGAATACGAAATTTATCGGTGATGCACTAGAACTCAATGATAAAGGATATATCAAGGTCAACCGTTATTTTGAAACGAGCAATCCATCTATATATGCACTAGGTGATGCAATAGAAACATTCTATCGCCATATAGATAAGACAGCAACAATCGCACTTGCCTGGGGTACGCATCGCGCTGCCTCTATCATTGCCCATAACTTATTCCATAAAGATAGAGAAGCATTTAAAGGACTACTTGGCAGTAATATTCTTCGATTATTTGATCATACGTATGCGTCGGTAGGCCTCACTGAAGCGCTCGTACTTGAAATGGATAATATCGCACACGTGTCACACACGCAAAAACATAAAGCCAGCTACATGCCTTACAGTTCGCCGCTAAGCATCACAGTTTACTACGAGCAATCAACCGGCAAAATATTATCAGCGAGCGTCTCTGGAAAAAGTGGTGTCGATAAACGAATCGATGTCCTATCAACGGCTATGATCGGCGGATTAACAATCTATGACTTCAAAGATATCGAAGTTGCGTATCATCCTGACTACTCCAGCCCAAAAGATATTATTAATATGCTCGGATATAAAGCGAAGTAG
- a CDS encoding Cof-type HAD-IIB family hydrolase, whose product MEQHLICLDLDGTLLNSKQEITPFTKKVIRLLQEQGHKFIISTGRPYRASQIYYNQLNLDTPIVNFNGAFVHHPGDTNFETFHETLDFEVSRDIFSKIPNLNIKNIVAEIKDNVFLHYHDEYLFEGFSMGNPVIKIGNLLENITEPPTTILIQAEESEIPNIYKHFDEIYADRLEHRRWGAPFPVIEIVKKGINKAVGVKLCHEYLNIKQEHVIAFGDEDNDNEMIKYAGTGVAMGNAIDELKSIADEITDTNNEDGIAKFLIQYFKLEV is encoded by the coding sequence ATGGAACAGCATTTAATTTGTCTCGATCTAGATGGAACATTACTTAATAGCAAGCAGGAGATTACACCGTTTACGAAGAAGGTCATCCGTCTGCTACAGGAACAAGGCCATAAATTTATTATTTCGACCGGACGTCCATACCGTGCCAGTCAAATTTATTATAATCAGCTGAACCTGGATACACCGATTGTTAATTTCAATGGCGCATTCGTTCATCACCCAGGTGATACGAATTTTGAGACATTTCATGAAACTTTAGATTTTGAGGTATCAAGAGATATCTTCTCTAAGATTCCTAATCTTAATATTAAGAATATCGTCGCCGAAATTAAAGACAATGTTTTCTTACATTATCATGATGAATATTTATTCGAAGGCTTTAGTATGGGTAACCCTGTCATCAAGATCGGGAATCTACTGGAAAACATTACAGAACCTCCGACAACCATCCTTATCCAGGCTGAAGAATCCGAGATTCCTAATATCTATAAGCACTTTGATGAAATCTATGCTGACAGATTAGAGCATCGTCGCTGGGGCGCTCCATTTCCAGTCATCGAAATCGTTAAGAAAGGTATCAATAAAGCAGTCGGCGTGAAGCTTTGTCACGAATATTTAAATATTAAACAAGAACATGTTATAGCATTCGGTGATGAAGATAATGACAATGAAATGATTAAATATGCTGGAACAGGCGTAGCAATGGGCAATGCAATCGATGAGCTCAAATCTATCGCAGACGAAATTACTGACACAAATAATGAAGATGGGATAGCGAAGTTTCTTATTCAATACTTTAAGCTGGAGGTATAA
- a CDS encoding metal-sulfur cluster assembly factor yields the protein MEEAMKDSIMGALENVIDPELGIDIINLGLVYNVDMDDDGLCTVEMTLTSMGCPMGPQIIDQVKTALGELPEIKETEVNVVWNPVWNKDMMSRYAKIALGVS from the coding sequence ATGGAAGAAGCTATGAAAGACAGTATAATGGGAGCGCTCGAAAATGTTATTGATCCTGAGCTAGGTATTGATATCATTAACTTAGGATTAGTTTACAATGTAGATATGGATGATGATGGTCTGTGCACGGTTGAAATGACATTGACATCTATGGGTTGTCCGATGGGCCCGCAAATTATTGATCAGGTGAAAACTGCATTAGGTGAATTACCTGAGATTAAAGAGACAGAAGTGAACGTTGTATGGAATCCAGTATGGAATAAAGATATGATGAGCCGTTATGCTAAGATTGCTTTAGGTGTAAGTTAA
- a CDS encoding Crp/Fnr family transcriptional regulator has protein sequence MIRKKVNTMVQSAFHEATSIVNYIMEEGKIETFDANQYIFQAEDPIDSIYIIKSGNVVIHRVLEDGKEFNLKLLGRRNLFGVNTLFCGNKKHALFAKVKTKTTVYKMDLATFETAILNDEVLNYEWLLFIQNENEKQEYKLRDLYTLGKKGAIYSTLIRLTNTYGVETDVGIKLNIDLTNNELANFGGTTREGVNRIISELKQNGIIETNNKKITIKDLDYLKNEINCENCPLNICRIE, from the coding sequence ATGATCCGTAAGAAGGTGAATACAATGGTTCAATCTGCATTTCACGAAGCAACAAGTATCGTCAACTACATTATGGAAGAGGGAAAGATAGAAACATTCGATGCAAATCAATATATCTTCCAGGCAGAAGATCCTATTGATTCAATCTATATCATTAAATCAGGGAATGTTGTGATTCATCGTGTACTTGAAGATGGCAAGGAATTCAATTTAAAACTGCTGGGCAGACGTAACCTGTTCGGTGTGAACACCCTGTTCTGCGGCAATAAGAAACATGCACTCTTTGCTAAGGTGAAAACAAAGACTACTGTCTATAAAATGGATTTAGCCACATTTGAGACTGCGATTCTTAACGATGAAGTACTAAACTATGAATGGCTGCTATTTATTCAAAATGAAAATGAAAAACAAGAGTATAAGTTACGTGACCTTTATACACTTGGGAAAAAAGGTGCCATCTACTCTACTTTGATTCGTCTGACAAATACGTATGGCGTTGAAACAGACGTAGGCATTAAACTTAATATTGATCTGACAAACAATGAACTGGCAAACTTCGGTGGCACAACACGAGAAGGCGTTAATCGCATCATCAGCGAACTTAAACAGAATGGTATCATCGAAACAAATAACAAGAAAATTACAATTAAAGATTTAGACTATCTAAAGAATGAAATTAACTGCGAAAATTGTCCACTTAATATATGTCGCATCGAATAA
- the clpB gene encoding ATP-dependent chaperone ClpB — protein MNIEQMTFNVQSALEQAQHKAREDKLQAIESEHVLLHFAETADSMLVTVFERAHLDISGYKALLQEALDKKPRVEGDVQYGQYIASNMSELMSRAQALMTEMEDQYVSAEHIILAATEVHEITRNFVGNKNDVIKEIIMNIRGGNHVTTQNPEVQYEVLKKYGRDLVEEVRNGKMDPVIGRDDEIRNTIRILSRKTKNNPILIGEPGVGKTAIVEGLAQRIVKRDVPDSLLDKTIFELDLSALVAGAKFRGEFEERLKAVLKEVKESDGKILLFIDEIHMLVGAGKTDGAMDAGNMLKPMLARGELHCIGATTLNEYREYIEKDSALERRFQKVNVKEPDLEDTISILRGLKERYEVHHGVRIQDNALVAAAELSDRYITDRFLPDKAIDLVDQACATIRTEMGSNPTELDAVNRRVLQLEIEENALKHESDAKSEARLHELQRELADEKERQQMLTAKVEKEKEQISVVQTKRAELDDFRKQLEEAQSNYNLEKASELQYAKIPAVEKELAELEAQLHEETKDTDRLIREVVTEEEIGYIVSQWTGIPVNKLVESEKDKLLRLSDILHERVVGQDEAVDLVSDAVIRARAGIKDPNRPIGSFLFLGPTGVGKTELAKALASTLFDSEKHMVRIDMSEYMEKHSVSRLIGAPPGYVGHEEGGQLTEAVRRNPYTVLLLDEIEKAHSDVFNVLLQLLDEGRLTDSRGRNVDFKNTIVIMTSNIGSQYLLDGIDNGEITEDARNNVTAALHQYFKPEILNRMDDIIMFKPLSRNDMTFIVDKIVNQLNMRLISNGVRVHLTDAVKTWIADTAYEPQFGARPLKRFVQKEIETPLAKLLIKEDYAEGTEITVDRVDGEVVFR, from the coding sequence ATGAATATAGAACAGATGACATTTAATGTGCAGAGTGCGTTAGAGCAAGCACAGCACAAGGCAAGAGAAGATAAATTGCAGGCCATTGAAAGTGAGCATGTGCTATTACATTTTGCTGAAACAGCTGATAGTATGCTCGTTACAGTGTTCGAGCGTGCGCATCTGGACATCTCTGGATATAAAGCTTTATTACAAGAAGCGCTGGACAAGAAACCTCGAGTAGAGGGGGATGTGCAGTATGGCCAGTATATTGCTAGTAATATGAGCGAGTTGATGAGTCGGGCTCAGGCACTGATGACAGAAATGGAGGATCAGTATGTGTCAGCTGAACATATTATCCTAGCTGCCACAGAAGTTCATGAAATTACACGTAACTTTGTAGGGAATAAGAATGATGTTATTAAAGAAATCATAATGAATATAAGAGGGGGAAATCATGTGACAACACAAAATCCAGAAGTTCAGTATGAAGTATTGAAGAAATATGGACGCGATCTCGTTGAAGAGGTGCGTAACGGTAAGATGGATCCGGTGATTGGTCGTGATGATGAGATTCGCAATACGATTCGTATATTAAGCCGTAAAACAAAGAACAATCCGATATTAATCGGCGAACCGGGTGTCGGTAAGACAGCGATTGTTGAAGGTCTTGCACAGCGTATCGTGAAGCGTGATGTTCCAGACAGTCTATTAGACAAGACAATCTTTGAGCTTGATTTATCAGCACTTGTTGCAGGTGCGAAGTTCCGTGGTGAGTTTGAGGAACGTTTAAAAGCAGTACTTAAAGAAGTTAAGGAATCTGACGGTAAGATTCTATTGTTTATTGATGAGATTCACATGCTTGTTGGGGCTGGTAAAACAGATGGCGCAATGGATGCAGGGAACATGTTAAAACCGATGCTTGCGCGTGGTGAACTGCATTGTATCGGTGCCACAACATTAAATGAGTATCGTGAGTATATCGAGAAAGATTCGGCGCTTGAGCGTCGTTTCCAGAAAGTAAATGTAAAAGAGCCGGATTTAGAAGATACGATTTCAATACTACGTGGTTTAAAGGAACGTTATGAAGTACATCACGGTGTACGTATACAGGATAATGCACTCGTTGCCGCTGCTGAATTATCAGATCGTTACATTACAGATCGCTTCCTGCCTGATAAGGCGATTGATCTAGTCGATCAGGCTTGTGCAACAATACGTACGGAAATGGGCTCTAACCCGACAGAACTTGATGCGGTAAATCGCCGCGTGTTACAGTTAGAAATTGAAGAGAATGCATTGAAGCATGAAAGTGATGCGAAATCAGAAGCAAGACTGCATGAACTGCAAAGAGAGCTTGCAGATGAGAAAGAACGTCAGCAGATGTTAACTGCGAAAGTTGAGAAAGAAAAAGAACAGATCAGCGTTGTGCAGACTAAACGGGCAGAACTGGATGATTTTCGTAAGCAGCTGGAAGAAGCACAGAGCAACTATAACCTGGAAAAAGCATCAGAACTGCAATATGCGAAGATTCCGGCAGTAGAGAAAGAACTTGCTGAACTAGAAGCACAGCTGCACGAGGAAACGAAAGATACGGACCGTCTGATTCGTGAAGTAGTGACAGAAGAAGAAATTGGTTATATTGTGTCACAATGGACAGGTATACCGGTGAATAAGCTCGTAGAATCAGAGAAAGATAAATTATTACGTCTTTCTGATATTCTGCATGAGCGCGTCGTTGGGCAAGATGAAGCAGTTGACTTAGTATCTGATGCGGTCATTCGTGCGCGTGCAGGGATAAAAGATCCGAATCGTCCGATTGGTAGTTTCTTATTCTTAGGACCAACTGGTGTCGGTAAGACTGAACTTGCGAAAGCATTAGCAAGCACATTGTTTGATTCAGAGAAACATATGGTAAGAATCGATATGAGTGAATATATGGAGAAACATTCTGTGAGCAGATTAATCGGTGCACCTCCTGGTTATGTAGGGCATGAGGAAGGTGGTCAGCTGACTGAAGCAGTGCGCAGAAATCCATATACAGTTCTGTTACTCGATGAGATTGAAAAGGCGCATAGTGATGTATTTAACGTGCTGCTTCAATTACTTGATGAAGGTCGATTAACAGATTCACGTGGACGCAATGTTGACTTTAAGAATACGATTGTCATTATGACAAGTAACATTGGATCTCAATATCTGTTAGATGGCATCGACAATGGTGAAATAACGGAAGATGCAAGAAACAATGTTACAGCTGCACTTCATCAGTACTTTAAGCCTGAGATACTGAACCGTATGGATGATATCATTATGTTTAAACCATTATCCAGAAACGATATGACATTTATCGTCGATAAAATCGTTAACCAGCTGAACATGAGATTGATTAGTAACGGTGTACGCGTCCATTTAACAGACGCAGTGAAAACATGGATTGCTGATACAGCGTATGAACCACAGTTTGGTGCACGACCACTGAAACGTTTCGTTCAGAAGGAAATTGAGACGCCGCTTGCTAAATTACTGATAAAAGAAGATTACGCTGAAGGTACGGAAATTACTGTAGATAGAGTTGATGGTGAAGTCGTATTCAGATAA
- a CDS encoding DUF2929 family protein — protein MNYIFTFVWAFILVQMINFVLMSLGGGQDLNLPFASIMGVIFGILAIIIAHIIPNEPIPHHEEH, from the coding sequence ATGAATTATATTTTCACATTTGTGTGGGCTTTCATTCTTGTTCAAATGATTAATTTCGTTTTAATGAGTCTCGGTGGCGGACAGGATCTTAACTTACCATTTGCATCAATCATGGGCGTCATCTTTGGTATTCTTGCAATTATTATTGCACATATTATTCCGAATGAACCGATACCCCACCACGAAGAGCATTAA